The sequence TAGTTATGATGGCGCTACTGCGTCTGAAAAGTAATGCCAACTTGTGTctcaaacctgcattctttctaatggtcAGCAGGGGGTGACTCCTCTGCTTCCAAGAAGACTTCAGGTTGTATTCACATTTATGAGAAAAAGACCCTCGCCCCCCCTCactctgtgacctcagtaaacgCTTTTATGGGCTCAGTTGCTATTTTCAGGTCATACAGAATGAAACATGAAGTTCATCTTGTGAATTATGGTCATTATTAGAGTTATAAAGGAGCATAATCCAGCAAGCATACCATGCTAGCTGGCAGGGTATTAACAAGCATACCAACTTCTTAATCACAAGTTGTGATTGTGCAGTAACCCTCATTTTAACAGTTAAATCCACCATGTGCTTGTTTCAAAAATGGTTCAAAAATAAGACGGCGACTGCGAAAATGCTCATGTTCAGGCTTCAGGACGGGAATTCACAAAACCAACACATGGCATCAGAGTGCCTTTATCAatcttttatactgtttatGTATCCATGCTGTTATACTTGTCAAGCATGCGGGAGCTGATTcatcttattcttctttttgtgGACATCCAACATTTAGGCGTGTTACCTTCACCTGACTGGCTAGAGTAAATGTACAAGAATCCAAATTGTAAATTTCCTGACAGAGAATCTTTGGGGGCTGTTCACTTTTGTGTGTTACCTTTTTAATATGGTAGGGTTTAAATAGacttgtgacacacacaaaaaaatgagaTAAAACATTTATGAAAGCTCGTTGCCCAGCGTTGTGCATTGCttgagaaaaacattttaaaaacatgactaaaaataaacttttcacaACGTTCTTAGATTAACTGTGTCGATTATGTGGTCTTATCTGATCTTATTATCTGTGGCCTGCCTGTGTCTGGAAGAGGAGTACCACTCTGGTTCCTTAGAACTTGCTAAAAGGGTTATTTTagattattgttgttttttttaccctaaTGATGCCAAAAAAGCCACCATTTATttacaacacaggaaatcattcctgtacaactcctccatctaataCACAGTACACACTGCAATAGTTACACCCTTTTGCACATGCTctacagtaaaataacaaatgacAAAGTTTCACAGGTTACAGTTAAATGTCAATCATATACATTTCACCTCTGTaatattcttgatatttataattgagcaATTTTGTATATACTCGTGCTATTTGTaaactttgtaatatattgtattatttaattagtttagtctgttactgttattgtcttggagcaactgtaacccacataatttccttagggattattaaagtattctgattctgattatcaTTTCTTTAACTagccttcaggaatagttctccaggcttcttgatgGACTTTCAAAGCCATTTTGtttgatcccacactgcttcaattcACTGCTTCAAGGTTGAGGTTTGGGCTCTGTGGAAGCCAGTCCAttactgatagtgttccactgtgtgttttctatacacgtatgcttttactgcatcagCAGTGTGTTCGGGATCATGCAGAAAAATGAAGATGCTGCCAATCAGATGTAATGTGTGCCACAAGGCTCAGTTTGCAGGCCTTGATTGTTTTTGTTATACCTGCTCTCTCTTCAGCACATTTTGAATGCTTTTAAGGACATTCCTTATCACTGTTATGCAGATGACATTCTGTTAAatacctcttaagccccaatgTGTTTCTAAGTTACAGAGATCGCATAGGTGCATAGACTCTTTTAGAAGCTTGATGACTGACAATTTTATCCAACTTattgaagaaaaacatgaatcCTTGTTTGTGCCCCTGGCAGATTTGTGTCTAAAATATTGGAAACTATGCCACATTTATTAAATCTTTTATTAGGAACCTTGGGGTAACTTTTGATGCAGCTTTCACTTTAGATGTTCACATTAAATCTCTGGTTCACTCTTCAATAGTGTCATGCTCTAAGTTGGAAATTAATATCTTGCATTTATATCATTGCATCTGAATGATAGGAATTCCTTGTTCTGTTGGTTTAACAAAGCTTCTTTGTACGCCACTGCAAAAGTGTTAGAAGTACCGACACGTCACACTGTTACCAATTTAGTTATGTGTTGAGTGTTTCATGGACAAACATTAGTCTAGATCAGTAAACTTCCATACATCCATACATCTTTAGCAAGTTCTAGACATCATGTGATCAGGGTGAGTACTAAAGGAGACAGAGTTTTTGCAGCAGTGGTGCTCAGACTCTCCCACTGAGCCTGAGATCCTCCAGACTCTGTGGTATtcattaaaaagcagttaaaaactcacttttttagACTTGCTGTAACTTGGTTACATTTTTGTCTtcatgttttgattattttgttgttatatttatcttaaaataatatttttcttacTATACAAAATATAATGAGCtgttggctcaagacttttgcacaggacTATATACATTCAGATTTAGTTGTGTTAGGCTAAAAGTccccaaaaacaaatatatttaaacaaaataacatttaaaagctGAAGCCAGCAGATATATTTGTTCATAAATGACATAAAAGTTccatttgattaatgtttttgaTTAGATTTCTTAGATCAGTTGCACCTGTGTCTAAATTTCCGGAAAACCTTTGCACCCCTGCATCGCTTTGTGTGACTATGCAAATATGCCTAGtgcattgttttggttttcccCAGCAGCTGTTTAAATCTgttaacacacaaaaacccagCGAACACAGTGAGAAATTAGACTCGTCAAAGAGCCAGTaaagtgtttcagtgttttggttCAGGTTTATATTTATGATTAAATGCTAGATGTAATTGTTCGTAACGAGATTCGTTGAACTACATATGAACGTTTacgttaaaatgaaaaaaaaagaaaaaaaaaagaaaacctcacgcacacacaaaaaaacacttcCTTCCCGTCACGATTTTCCTCGTTGATTTTCACCAATCAGAATGCAGCTTGATTGCTGCTCACCCAATGGGAAGCCAGGAAGCTCATACTGTCCGTGTGATTCCACAGAAGGAAGCGTTACCAAACACTTTAACAAAGTTTTAAGGTAAGTTTGAGCCGAGTTTGTCAAAGTGTTACTTCACGGTGAATCAAAGGACCTCCTAGGCAGAAACTAGGCGTGTGGGCTTCCCGAGGCTTTGGGCCGCTTCAGCGGCGTGGCTGCTCGTAGCTTTACGGTAGCTCTATCTATTCTGCGTGACATTTCTCACAGTAACCTCCATCCCTTTCAGTATAAGGTACTGACATTTTAAAACGGAATAGCTATCTTTGCGGTGTTCTGACTCAAACCAATGCAGCTGTCAAACTGTTATGAAGGTAATCAGCTAGCTCACCTGTACGTACGGGTCGCATAGCAACCACGTCCCCTAGTTTTAAGTTGGACAACAGTTATAGCTTTGACATTAAAGTTACATAGTCTATAATTTGAGTAAACTCTgggtgtgttttctgttgtttctgtaAGGCTTAATTTATGATGAGTTTATAAACTGTAATCGAAGGTTTTGTTGTTACTTTAAGCTAGGAAACATAGCAATGTAATAAAATATCCTCAGATAGCAAcatttgttaatgtttttgCTTATAATTCAGTGGATCTCGAACTTTTTCTGGCTTGCCTGACTTTAGAAGTCAAAGCTAAAGCTGTAATCGTGATGTACGTATTTATTATACACTTAACTGCGACTTTATTGGATATACCTGTTCTTAACACAGatttctaatcagccaatcacatggcctTGTTGATGCTAGAGGCGAATGggcagactgctttgagctcatAGGAAATTAACGGCAACTGAAATAACCACTAGTTACAACAAAGGTATGCAGGAGAGCATCTATGAAAACATAGCACATCCAACTTGGAAGCAAATAGGCTGCAGCTGCACAAGACCATACCAGCAGCAGAGGGCACAGCGAGTGCCACCCTAGCTACAGTTCACAGGGGCTCAACAAACCTGAACAATAGAAGAtcggggggaaaaaacattgcctggtctgatgagtcttgttTTCTGCtccaacattcagatggtagggtcagaatttgacataaaagcatggatccatggctcaggctgctggtgtAGGAACCATTATTTTAAGTCAGCTTCATTCCACATGTTTACCCAGGTCATCCATACTCTACTTATAGTGGAAGTGCTAGTCATATTCGATGTACAGGGGGATAAATAACTTATTCACAACTAGCCTCCTGTTGTTAATGTAACTTTGAGTTAGTTCAGATGTGCTAAATGTCGTTTTCAGAGATGAACCTCTCACACATTGCGTTGGATGTGTCTCCCTAATTAGAATGTTCTAACTTGAAACACAAGAGCCATGCTGAAGAGGGTTTTCTGATACCATGGCAGCCCAAAATTAAAAGGAATCTAAGGctaaattgaaaaataaattgaTAACTGTTTTAAAGACACTGGAAATAATGTGATCTGATCTTCTAAgtcaaaataagataaaaacaaaatctgaataaactgaaaacattttcgTGTCCTTTATGAACAGCTAGATAACAAACAGTGAAGGTGgaaaataacaaatgaactCTTGAAATTAGTAACTGAAACAGCCGCCTTCAGCAGCCGCGACCTCCGTCAGATGCTTCCTGTAGCAGTTTTTAGAGGCAttcatgatgaagaggaggaattTCAGATTGTGTTTGGTGTGTTATTAGTCATTGTGTGCTTTTTTCCATATAATATTTTGCTGGGAATCAATTCAGAAACCTCGGATATTCCAGAGgagttaaatgttttttcttgcCCCTTAATTCATTACTTACAGTTTACAAACTGTTTATAAACTTGCCTGAGCAAAAATAGACTGTAAACAAAGTTTATGGTTAACTGAAATGGTTTTGGAAGACCTGCCAAGTTAAGGTGATCAAAAACACAAGTTACTTTTTATGCGTCTGCATGCAAAACGTGCTCCTCTTATTCATACTGACTGTAAAGAGGAGCCTTCCCAACATGTAAGGCCTCAGGTTTTCCAAACTTCTGCTGAGGAAAATTTGTCCTCTCTAACCAGCAGTTCACTGAAGAAACAAGTCAAACTGAACTTGAAACTTAAAAACACTGTAACCTTGGAAAAACCGACTTGATTTAATCACAGAATGCTGAAGCTTCGGATGATGAATGACCACGAAGGCTCTGATTTTGCCACCCACTTCTCACGAGCTGAAACCTCTGAATTTTGACAgagtcagttcatttttatatctCTGGATGGTCAGATCACACTGTTACTGTTAAAACTACTTTAAGGATCTTTCGGATATGAGGAATCAATATTTCTagctttagctgttttccatcAATATTCAGTTGTGTAAATAGCACCTAGTACATCCTCTGGAAACTGGGCTTTTCTCTTTGACGAGCAAACCTCTGATCTTTGATACAGTGACTACAGATAAAGGTCGCATGCTTCACCACATCATTcatttgtgtgaaaaagtaattacgCTCTCAGCCACAGAAGCTTGTGTTGTCCACCTGGTGTTTCACATTGGGTTGCAAATCTTTGACCTCTCTTCCTTCATGTCCATCAATTGAAAGATGTTTGAGGGTTTTCCTGCATGTAACAAGTGTTATCTTCACAGGAACGATAACCCTCCCTTTCCtgcctctgaggtcttcctttGTGGATTTGTCGGTGTGCTGAGGATTATTATCATGGGAGGAGATTTGGGGTTTAATATGTTGCCAAAGAACACCACAGCATACAGAATGGACATGCCAAGGATTTAACTACTGGTTGTTGACCACTTGAGTCACAGATGCTCCCCCCCAGGCTGACATAACCATGTAGGGATGGTCTTTTCCTGACAATAAAGACCTTTTTCTTGCATGACTCCCACACAGGTGTGGCAGACACATGCAACAGAGTTACCTTCAGACCCTGTGATCACATTTTTCAAGGTTTTTttagaccaaaaaaaagaaaaaagaagaatttgtgGTCATTTTAAATCTCTTGCCAGACTTGACATCAGATAAATGATATATGGCATGGCGTCACCATGTAGttggcatgttttgttttctaacagAGAGCTTTACTAAAAACGCTAGAAGTGTAACTTAATGCTGTGTGGTCATAAGGATATGATCATTATAGGGATGATTAAACAAATTATTAGCCCTCAGTGTCAGTTATTCTTATATTTATGTATGGATTGAAGCGAGTAGATGTTAAAAAGCTACATTTATaattgaaaatgatcatttgcAAACTTAGTCAGGGGGAATTATGAAATGTTTTCTGCTTATGCTTTTCAAATGTGAGGACTTTCCATTTTTACCCTTTTATGTCATCTGAATTTATTGTTCGTATTTTTTTGGACTGGACAAAATGAGCCACTTTTGAATTCGTTTGATTCATGCTTCTgaatcaaattttttttttgttacccaAACAAGCTCTCCAGGGAATACTAGAGGTTGGCTTTTGGCAGCAAAggatgaattttatattttaagctCCCGATGATCACTTAATCCTCATCCAGCTGCTAAACTAATCTCACAGTATACTTCCAGTGTACCAGTTGATAGGATAGCAAATAATTACATACTGCCTAAGTCGTTTCCTGTACACCTAGCCGCCAAGCATACTGTGATTCAGTAAAATGCGAGGACGTGCACCTAATCCAGCTCAGAGGTTCCTCTTTCCCTGCAGAGCGCTCCTAGTCAGGATGCATAGAGACAGCACCAGCAGGTTTCAGCGGTTCATCCAGGGCACAGGAGTCAGGGGCTGGAGTGGGGGAGGGGAGGGATGagattaaacatgtttttatgtaaTGAGGGTTTCAGAAGGGAGCTGGGGTAAAAAAGGTGGAGTGAGGCCAGAAACATGGTGGATGTATTTTGGCTGCCGTGGGTCGGGCGGTTAAGTCAGCAGAGGTGATACGGTTTATTATCCCATCACTCTGAGCGAACACGATTAGAAACTGAATCTCCTGCTTCAGATAAAATGAGACGTAGAATtaatgaccactgatcaaaaaTTTAGAGCCTGAATTTGAGATGACGTACGTCTCTCACCACATGTTTTTATTACCTGCTGACGGTGGAGGAACAGTGATTTACACTGGGTTCAAACCTCCTGCTGtactggggcctttctgtggagTTTCATATTTCCTACATCTTCATGGGTTTCCTCTGCATGCTCCGGTTTCAccacacagtccaaagacatgtgtGTTTGAGTAATAGTTGTTTTTGCCCCTTAGtcgtaaaaggctgatggggtattTTCATTATCCTGCTGAGCGAGTGGTTGGGGGACGTGGACGCCCAAGTTTGTTGGGCGATAATGTGATAACTCGAGAACGAAGCAATGGTCTGATACAGCTGGTGTAtctattaactcattcactgccagccattttcaaatggctggcagtgaaacaCAACAAGACTTGCACCACATTTTTGTCTCACTGCGCAATCCCTTACGTGCGCAAACCCTGCACCCCCTTGCAGGTCTACATTTACTGCTGGTGGGCTTCAGTTCAACTTACGTTGACTGCCATTggcgtctatagacgtcaatggcagtgaatgagttaaaaatcTCAGGTGAGTTTGAATCTCATTGACCGTGATCTCAAAGTTAGAGGTCAGTTTTGAAATTGAAAGCTTGAAATTTAAACAGGTGCATCTGCTAGGaggctgagctgctgctgtcagtatttttttaattatctgtgAGTAAGTGTGGATGTCCGTCTCCAAATATTAGCCCTGTGATGGATCGATCCAGGGTTCACCTTGCCTCTTACCTTgaaccagttaaaaaaaaatctatatccAAAAATGtagttaaatgtttaaataacacaacaaaacccagaaacattacatttaagACAAGAGAAATacgagaaaaggagaaaatcctcaaatttaacaaacaagcaaacctaCAAACAGGTGATAGAGTAGGGCTCACTGTCTTATTTGTTATGCTAGTGCAAGAAATTGAATATCATTCATgtaattgaatttaaaaaagtaaacttccatgtattctgtattcattACACAAAGCATATTATTTCAAGACTTGTTTTTGATTAAATTCAGTTGATTATGGTTTGTAGCTCATGTAGTGGAATATTGTAGAATATTTAATTTGGATTTCACAGTATATTTACACTCTGTTAACCACGTGGTCAAGCACAATCATTAGGAAAAATGCTGAGTTGACAGTTGTCCAGTCGATCATCAACACCCTCCTCACGGAGGATAAGCCATAGAGAGTCATTGCTGTATTGAAGCATATAAATAGAAAGTTGACTGGAAGAATGAAGAGTATTGTAAAATTTGCACCACAATGACAGAAGACTTGAGAGGAttgcagaggggaaaaaagtggaTTGAAGAACTTGAGAGAATTTCACAAGGAGTGGACAGAGCCTGGTGTCAGTGCATCAAGAGCCACCACATACAGACGTCTTCAGCCGAAAGTAAAACTTGCATTTGATTTGGAAATCAAGGTCCTGGATATGTGAGAAAGAGTGGAGAATCCAACGTGTTTGAAGTCCAGTGTGAAGTTTCCACAGTCTGTGACAATTTAGGGTGCCAtttcatctgctgctgctggtggtggtcaaCACAGTCGTCTACCAGGAGACTTTAGAGCACTTTATCAATCCATCTGCTAACAACCTTTATAGTGATGTCAATTTCCTTTCCCAGCACCACTTAGGACCTGTCCACAGCGATAAAACTACCACCAAATGGTTTGCTGGCAATGTTTTCACCCTGCTACATTTACCAGCCAACTCACTTGACCCTAACTCCCACCGCAAGAAATCTACAAAGTGGACGAGAAATacccaaaaccaaaacacagacaagcTGAAGGCCACAATCAAAGCAACCTAGGCTTCAGTAACACCTCAGCAGTGCTACAAGCTGATCGGTTTCATGCCACTAATTACTGCACTTAAGTGCAGTAATTAGTGGCAAAGGAGCTCAAACCAAGTATCAAGTGTATAAACATGCGGATGTTTCCTTTGTAAATCCTTTTTTATTCCCATTGATCTCGGCAAATATTCTACTAATCTCAGATACTTGATTTCATGAGCCGTACATTAAAATCAATGaagttaaagcaaaaacaaagcttgaaatatttcactttataTTTGATGAAtatacaatatatgaaagtgtaCCTTTCTGCATTAATTGTCTCAAGTAGTGTTCAGAGAATGGCGGACAAGACTGTGGATGGAGGTCAATGGACGGGATGCGCAGTCATGTTTCTGCAGTCGCTGTGTCCCGGTGTGAACCTGCTTTCTCTCTACAAAGACCCACAGGGAAAGTTCATCATTTTCAAAGTCATCAAGCTGACACTTACAGGTGAGCCCTCGGTTAGGCATTTCTCATACTGCATGCtcattaaaatagaaaaaacctCTTGTAGGGTTTACCTTGATTAATCATAGTCTTCCACTGTTAAGACTCTGCTGGAGGCCTGGGTACATTTGAGATCCTAAAGGTCCATGACGCGGATCCCTTCCTGGGGGTGGAGGTGAAGTTTGTGAATGTGGCAGCATGTCATCAGTTCCTGGAGAGCTACAGCTCTGGAGCGGTGAGACAGTATCTCTGCCAGCACGCCTGCCGGCTGCTCGCTCTGTCCCAGGAGTTAACTGTGGAAACCCAGCTCAAGGCAGGCACTCATACTCTGGATCGGTGTCTGGACAAGCTGGATCTTTGCCTACAGCACATCCACCTGTCACAGGTAAGGTTGATGTTCCTGTTAAACTGTTCTCCAGTGATTTTAAAGAggcaaaaagattttaaaagtagATCTCATTTCACCTCACCGTGCCTGACACTGGCCGATTTCTAATGGGATTTTTTCTTGCAAGGTAATTTAGCTGCAATGTGAAACCTTTTCACAAAGATTCACACAAGCAGGTTTGTCATAATCATACCTGTTCCTGAAAGCTAACAGCCACACTCTCTCAGTGACAGTTCAGCCTGATCACTCGTTAGAGTTCCACACAGCCAACTTTTGGGAGCAGTTGAGCTTAAGGAGAGGgagacaagacaaaagacacactgtggaagagagccagagatttaataataactaatgattaaatgcagagaggtgtcaAAACATACAGTGAGTGAAAAGAGACCAGAATGAGGAACACTGCATCACAGGAAGCCCCCAGCAGTCTAAACCTATTGCAACATAACTAAGAGGGCATTCAGGGATCACCTGATCCAACCCTAGCTATTTGCTTTACCAAAAAGGAAAGTTCTAaccctaatcttaaaagtagagagggtttctgtctcctgaatccaaactgggaggctgaaggctctgcctcccattctacttttaaatactctgggaATCGCAAGTAAGCCTgctgtctgagagcaaagtgctctaatgcgGTACTATGAGGTCATTAACATGGGggctgattattcaagaccttgtatgtgaggagcaggattttaaatttgattctacCAGAGAGCCAAAGAAGAGAAGCCAATATGGGAAAtatcctctctctttctagttccTGTGAGTACTTGCTCTGCAGGATTTTGGATCCACTGAAAATGTAACCGCAAAATTTAGCATTTTGAAACAAATAATCTCCTGTTTCTGCCAAATTTAAGCCATTGCCCTTTATTGTAGTCACTATGGCCTTCGGAGAGTGTGCCCACTTTGACgttctcatttatttttattctgagTGATTTCTGCCATTTTGTGCCTTTCAGCCGGAGCGCCTGCGCGATGAGGAGATCGATGAGCTcgagcagcagctgcagagtcAGGCCCGCGGTCCTGCCTCACAGTCCGTCACCATCATGCAGGAAGAGTCTCCCGTTCCCAGCAACTGCTTCAAGTTTCAGAACAGAGTGTTTGGTGAGTCGAGACTGTCCTTGTTACTAGTCGTGTGTGTGGTGTGCTGTCCACAGTACATTATTTAGATATTCTCTGTAATTTAACTATCGGGGATTGTCGTTCATTTACAAATGGTGGGCTTACTGCCATCTCCTCGTTCTCCTCATGTGTCTGCAAAAACAAATTCAAGAAGCTGACAGAACTTTGTtgattgactttttttttctcgacAGCACATGAATTCAATACTATTTCAGCTGACTCCCTAATCCAGCCAGTCAGTGGGAAGAGATTAATGCCTGCAGCtaatgtgtttggttttcatacTTGGACTGATTTCATATTGGGTCAACTAAAATTTGAATTAATAAAAATGCAGGAGATTTGGTGGCTGCCAAACAACTGAAATTAAACACCCAGTGACACATTAAGGCTCTCCTGGGGTTTGTAAATTGATGTTGGTGGTCTTGatgggaaaaaaggaaagtgtgAAAGTACAACAGCAGGGATTTTTGTTAATGAACTGACTGCTCTTTATTAATTGCACCTGATTTTTCAGTACTTTTGATCATGCAAGTGCACAACTTTAAAGCTGCTCTGATCAGTTTTTTCCATATGAACAATGAGATTACACAGCTCTGTGATCACAGGCTATTCGCTGACTTTGCCTGTTTGTTGTTTGGTGCTTAGCAAGTAGTGTTTGCTGCTTGAGACCAGCTGCTTGCTGAAGCAGTGAGCCAGAAAACCAAACCAGTGAACTTAAAGGTGCTAAGTGCGATGTGCACTTCAGGAGGTAGTGAAGACATAAAGCTTAAGCTAAGTTAAGATGAACTTTAGACTTGTTAGGACATTGGTCAGCTGggtagcactgttgcctcacagtgagaagtcctgggttcaaatccaccggTCCATCTCTCCAGATAGCCTGGAGAGGTATCCTATCACTGTCCCCATCTGGCTGAAAATTACTCATTACAGCTGTTTTATAATCTTAAAGCACATGAAACGAATGAATATGCAGAATCTGCAGCTACAGCTGGCAAAAGGACAGTGCAGTATTAAAGTATGAAAGTCCTGTCGGTgtacattaaaattaaacagtGTGGGGGTGCATCCACTTGAGCTTTTTTCCAGCCGTATGCAATCGGAGCTCTATGTATGTAGAAAAGGGATTTATTAAATGTCCACAGGGAGGTCATACAAGTTCAGGGGTCTTAAACGTTTGCTGGGTGTACCACCAGCAGTGTCATGATACATGACTGGCAGATGCTCTGCCTCTCTTCTAGCCTCA comes from Astatotilapia calliptera chromosome 1, fAstCal1.2, whole genome shotgun sequence and encodes:
- the tradd gene encoding tumor necrosis factor receptor type 1-associated DEATH domain protein isoform X2 encodes the protein MQLDCCSPNGKPGSSYCPCDSTEGSVTKHFNKVLSVQRMADKTVDGGQWTGCAVMFLQSLCPGVNLLSLYKDPQGKFIIFKVIKLTLTDSAGGLGTFEILKVHDADPFLGVEVKFVNVAACHQFLESYSSGAVRQYLCQHACRLLALSQELTVETQLKAGTHTLDRCLDKLDLCLQHIHLSQPERLRDEEIDELEQQLQSQARGPASQSVTIMQEESPVPSNCFKFQNRVFEDRMLTAADVQSFSNGVGRQWKHVGRALGKNCRALKGPAIDNLAYEYEREGLYEQAYQLLSRFIQAEGRAAKLSRLVKALEDCKLTSLAENILDPQPRE
- the tradd gene encoding tumor necrosis factor receptor type 1-associated DEATH domain protein isoform X1; this translates as MQLDCCSPNGKPGSSYCPCDSTEGSVTKHFNKVLSSVQRMADKTVDGGQWTGCAVMFLQSLCPGVNLLSLYKDPQGKFIIFKVIKLTLTDSAGGLGTFEILKVHDADPFLGVEVKFVNVAACHQFLESYSSGAVRQYLCQHACRLLALSQELTVETQLKAGTHTLDRCLDKLDLCLQHIHLSQPERLRDEEIDELEQQLQSQARGPASQSVTIMQEESPVPSNCFKFQNRVFEDRMLTAADVQSFSNGVGRQWKHVGRALGKNCRALKGPAIDNLAYEYEREGLYEQAYQLLSRFIQAEGRAAKLSRLVKALEDCKLTSLAENILDPQPRE
- the tradd gene encoding tumor necrosis factor receptor type 1-associated DEATH domain protein isoform X3, whose product is MADKTVDGGQWTGCAVMFLQSLCPGVNLLSLYKDPQGKFIIFKVIKLTLTDSAGGLGTFEILKVHDADPFLGVEVKFVNVAACHQFLESYSSGAVRQYLCQHACRLLALSQELTVETQLKAGTHTLDRCLDKLDLCLQHIHLSQPERLRDEEIDELEQQLQSQARGPASQSVTIMQEESPVPSNCFKFQNRVFEDRMLTAADVQSFSNGVGRQWKHVGRALGKNCRALKGPAIDNLAYEYEREGLYEQAYQLLSRFIQAEGRAAKLSRLVKALEDCKLTSLAENILDPQPRE